The following proteins are encoded in a genomic region of Nitratireductor sp. GISD-1A_MAKvit:
- the rsmI gene encoding 16S rRNA (cytidine(1402)-2'-O)-methyltransferase, with product MDNPRGEKSFVVGSARIGAAPLEPALYLVATPIGNLGDITLRALEVLAGADIVACEDTRVSRVLLGRYGIGQSLTAYHEHNAEKAGPRLLAALEEGKSVALISDAGTPLVSDPGYRLVDQVIEKGLRVVPIPGPSAVLAALSASGLPTDAFLFAGFLPVKDGQRRARLETFRQTPATLVFFESPRRLDGSLAAIADVLGGARQACVARELTKTFEELRRGALSELAAHYADTGAPKGEVVVCVAPPLDEEETSAEDVDRLLMALSQEMSASKAAGEAARMTGGRKSELYQRLLHLKAERDAE from the coding sequence ATGGATAACCCGCGCGGGGAGAAAAGTTTCGTCGTCGGCAGCGCCCGCATCGGTGCCGCGCCGCTGGAGCCGGCGCTTTATCTCGTGGCAACGCCCATCGGCAATCTCGGCGACATCACGCTGCGCGCGCTGGAAGTGCTCGCCGGGGCGGACATTGTTGCCTGCGAGGACACCCGCGTTTCGCGCGTGCTTCTTGGGCGCTATGGCATCGGCCAGAGCCTCACCGCCTATCACGAGCACAATGCGGAAAAGGCAGGCCCGCGCCTGCTGGCGGCGCTCGAAGAGGGAAAAAGTGTTGCGCTCATTTCCGATGCGGGAACGCCGCTTGTTTCCGATCCCGGCTATCGCCTTGTCGACCAGGTGATCGAGAAGGGTCTGCGCGTCGTGCCCATTCCCGGCCCCTCGGCGGTGCTGGCCGCACTCTCGGCCTCCGGGCTGCCGACGGATGCCTTTCTGTTTGCCGGTTTCCTGCCCGTGAAGGACGGGCAGCGACGCGCGCGGCTTGAAACCTTTCGCCAGACGCCGGCAACACTGGTGTTCTTTGAATCGCCACGCCGTCTCGACGGCAGTCTTGCCGCGATAGCCGATGTGCTTGGCGGGGCGCGGCAGGCCTGCGTGGCGCGCGAGCTTACCAAGACATTTGAGGAACTGCGGCGCGGTGCGCTTTCGGAGCTTGCCGCGCATTATGCCGACACCGGTGCGCCGAAGGGCGAGGTGGTGGTGTGTGTGGCACCGCCTCTCGATGAAGAGGAAACGAGCGCGGAAGATGTGGACCGGCTGCTCATGGCGCTCTCACAGGAAATGTCGGCCTCGAAGGCGGCGGGCGAAGCCGCACGCATGACCGGGGGGCGGAAATCGGAGCTCTACCAGCGGCTTCTTCACCTGAAGGCCGAGCGCGATGCGGAGTGA
- a CDS encoding YraN family protein, with protein MRSEARQKAYRLGHRGEWLAAMALRLKGYRILARRYRTKLGEIDLIARRGDLVAIVEVKARPTVEAAMDAVSYHAQTRIERTADLWLARQPDHARLSLRFDLVAVLPRRWPVHVENLFQGRD; from the coding sequence ATGCGGAGTGAGGCACGGCAGAAGGCCTATCGGCTCGGCCATCGTGGCGAGTGGCTGGCGGCCATGGCGCTGCGGCTGAAGGGCTATCGCATTCTCGCCCGCCGCTACCGAACGAAGCTTGGTGAGATCGACCTGATTGCCCGGCGCGGCGATCTGGTGGCGATTGTCGAGGTGAAGGCGCGTCCGACCGTGGAGGCGGCGATGGATGCGGTGTCTTATCATGCGCAGACCCGTATCGAGCGCACGGCCGATCTGTGGCTTGCCCGCCAGCCCGACCACGCGCGGCTCTCGCTGCGCTTCGATCTTGTCGCCGTGCTTCCCCGCCGATGGCCGGTGCACGTGGAAAACCTTTTCCAGGGGCGTGATTGA
- a CDS encoding CsbD family protein → MNWNQIEGNWEQFKGKVQQQWGKLTDDDLDVVRGNRKELAGKLQERYGKAEDEAERDIDDWLSRH, encoded by the coding sequence ATGAATTGGAATCAGATCGAAGGCAATTGGGAACAGTTCAAGGGCAAGGTCCAGCAGCAGTGGGGCAAGCTCACCGACGATGATCTGGATGTTGTTCGCGGCAACCGGAAAGAACTCGCCGGCAAGCTGCAGGAACGCTATGGCAAGGCCGAGGACGAGGCCGAGCGCGATATCGATGACTGGCTTTCCCGCCACTGA